From the Anaeromyxobacter dehalogenans 2CP-1 genome, the window CCAGGGCGTGGGGTTCGCGCTCGGGTACGCGCTCCTGCAGAAGGTCTTCCACGTCATCGCCGAGACGCCGGCCTGGGTGACGAAGCAGACGAACAAGTGGCTGCCGAACGCCACCGTGAACGGCGAGATCACGCCGGAGTACCTGGGCGTCGGCTACATCATCGGGCCGCGCATCGCGGGCGTGCTGGTGGCGGGCGGCGTGCTGGCGTGGCTGGGGCTCATCCCGCTGCTGTCGGTGCTGGTGCCGGGCGAGGTCATCGCGCGGCAGCTCGTCAAGGTGGGCGCGAGCCCGGAGGGCTTCGGGTTCGACGCGGCGGCGGGTACGTTCGCGAACCTACCGCGCGCGGTGTACCTCGCCTACATCCGCCAGATCGGCGCGGGCGCGGTGGCGGCGGCGGGCTTCATCACGCTGCTCAAGACGTTCCCGACCATCGTCAGCTCGCTGCGGGACTCGATCCGCTCGCTGGGCGACAAGGCGGGGGCGGCGTCGGTGTCGCGCACCGAGCGCGACCTCTCGTTCGTGACGGTGATCGTCGGCTCGATCGCGCTGGTGGTGCTGCTGGTGGCGCTGCCGCAGGTGCCGGGCGACACGGTCCTCAACAAGCTGCTCACGGCGGTGCTCATCATCGCCTTCGGCTTCATCTTCGTGACGGTGTCCTCGCGCATCGTGGGCATCATCGGCTCCTCCTCCAACCCGATCTCGGGCATGACCATCGCGACGCTCATGGCGACGGCCATGGTGTTCGTCTCGGTGGGCTGGACGGGCGCGGCCTACGAGCCGATGGCGCTGGTGGTGGGCGGCATGGTCTGCATCGCGGCCGCGAACGGCGGCGCGACCTCGCAGGACCTGAAGACGGGCTACCTGGTGGGCGCGACGCCGCGCGCGCAGCAGCTGGCGCTGTTCGTGGGCGCGATCGCCTCGGCGACGGTCATCGGCGTGACGGTGAAGGTGCTCGACACCCCGACGGCGCGCATGATCTCCGAGGGCATCACCGAGCACGCCATCGGCTCCTCCTACTTCCCGGCCCCGCAGGCGACGCTCATGGCGACGCTCATCAAGGGCCTGCTCTCGCTCAACCTCGACTGGCACTTCGTGCTGGTGGGCGCGTTCATCGCCATCACCATGGAGCTGTGCGGCGTGAAGTCGCTCTCCTTCGCGGTGGGCCTGTACCTCCCGCTCTCCACCACGCTCCCCATCTTCGTGGGCGGCGCGCTGAAGGGCGTGGCGGACTTCGTGTCCCGCCGCAAGGGCGGCGCGGGCGAGGAGGGCGAGCTGGGCAGCGGCAGCCTGTTCGCGACGGGCCTGGTGGCGGGCGGCGCGCTGTTCGGCGTCATCGTCGCCTTCCTGCAGGTGTTCGCGGAGGGCACCATGAAGACGCTCGACCTGCAGGAGTCGATCGTCCACGCGATCGGGTCCACGGGGTACGCGGTGCTGGGCGTCGTCTTCTTCGCGGCGCTGGCCGCGGTGCTCTACCGCGCGGCGCGGAAGCCGCAACCGGGGCTGGAGGCCTAGTCCTCCGCCGCGGGGGCCGCGGCGGTCCGGCGGGGCTCGCCGGGACTTGCGTTCGGGCTGATGGGGTGGCGTGGCCGCGGGGGCCGGTCCCGGGGGGATCGGCGGCGCGGCTGCGCTCCGCGCGGCCCGGGGCGTGGCGGTCGGGGCGGCGTCTGCGCGCGCTCGGGGGCCGCCTGCAATCCCGGACGCGCCGGCCGCGCGATGAGGCCGCGCGGCCGTCACGTCGATTGCAGTGCGGGCCGCTGGGGTGGCGGTGCACAGGGCGCGCTCCGCTCCGCCGCGCCGCGACCCCCCGGGCCCGTGCCCCGGGACGGGTGGGTTGTCGTGGCGGGGTGGATGTGGCGGGGTGGCCTACTGGAGTGACCGCGGTCGAGTGGATGCGGCGGAGTGGCTGCTGGGGTGGATGCGGCGGGGTGGGTCGCGGGACGTCGTGGCGGGGTGGCTGCTGAAGTGGCCGCGGCGCTCGCGCCCGCCCATCCGCTCAGGGTGAGCCCCGTCGAACCCTGAGCGGCGCGCCGGGCCTCACACCTCGCGCAGCGAGTCGAGCTGGGCCTGCAGGTCGCGGTTCTTCTGCTGGTAGCGGGCGACCTCGCCGTTCAGGAAGTCGTTCTCGCCGCGCAGGTCGCCGAGCTCCTCGTCGAGCCGCGCCACGGCGGCCTTCAGCTTCGCGACCTCGGCCGGATCGGCGGCCGGCACGGGCGGCGGGCGCGGGGCGGCGGCGGCCTTCTCCAGCTCCTGGATCCGCTTCTTCATGACGAGCTCGGCGCGGGCGCGCGCCTCGAGGTGCTTCTCCAGCTCCACCATGGCCGCCTTCAGGCGCGCGGCCTCGGAGGCGTGGCGGCGCTCGGCCTCGCCGGCCTCCGCGGCCGCCCCCTGGCGGCGTCGATCGGCCTCGGCCTGGGCGGTCTGCAGCTCGGCCCGCACCTTCTCCAGCTCGGCGGCGCGCGCGCCCCGCTCGGCGTCCAGCTCGGCGAGCTTCCGGCGCACGGCGCCGAGCTCCGACTCGAGCCGCGCGGCGGATCCCTGCAGCTTGCCGGCCTCCACGGCGGCCCGCTCCTCGGCGCGGGCGCGCTCGGCGGCGGCGGCCTGAGCGGACCGCGAGGCGGCCTCGGCGGCCTGCGTGCGCTGCTGCACCATCTCGCGCAGCGAGCCGACCTCCTTGCGCAGCCGCGCGGCCTCCTCGGCCACGGGCTCGAGCTGCGCGAGCCGCTTCACCTCGGCGTCGAGCCGCCGCGCGCGCTCGCGCTCGGCCTCGCCCTCCCGGCGCGCGGCCTCGACCTCGCGCGCGAGCTGGTCGCGCTCGGCGGCGGCCTGCGCGCCCTTCCGCTCGGCCTCGGCCCGCCCGGCCTCGACCCGCGCCAGCTCGCCGCGCGTGCCCTCCACCGAGGCGCGCCCCTCGTCCAGCGCGGCGCCGAGGTCGGCGATGCGCTGCGCGGCCGCGGCCAGCTCGGCGGCCTTGGCCTGGAACGCGTGCTCGGCGGCGACGGCCTTCTGGTCGTACGCGCGGGCCTCGGCCTGCGCCTGCCGGAGCGCCTCCTCCAGCGCCTCGCGCGTCCCGGCGGCCTCGGCCAGCTCGGCCTCGAGGGCGGCGATCCGCTCGCGCGCCTCGGCGTGCTCGCCGGCGGCGGCCTGGGCGCGCCCCTCCGCCTCGTCCGCGGCGGCGCGGAGCGCCTGGGCCTCCGCCTCGGCCGCGCGGCGCGCCTCGCCGGCGCGCGCCTCGCCCTCGGCGAGCGCCCGGTCGCGCTCGCCCAGCTCGCCGCGCAGCGCGGCCAGCTCGGCCTCCAGCGCGTCGCGCTCGGCGGCGGCGGCGGTGGCGCGCGCCTCGGCCATGCCGAGCCGCTCGGCGGCCTCGTCGCGCTCCCGGACGCGCTCCGCCTCGACCTGCTCCAGCCCGCGCGCGGCGTCGGCCTCGGCCTGGGCGCGCGCGGCCTCGAGCGCGGCGCGCTCGTCGGCCCGGTCGGCCTCCACGGCGGCCATGGCCCGGGCGTGCGCCTCCACCGCCTCGGCGAGCTCGGCCTCGAGCCGCGCGCGCGCTTCCTCGGCGCCGGCGATCCGGGCGGAGGCCTCCTGCTCGGCGGACTCCTGCTGCTGCATCGTCTCGTTCAGCACCTCCGAGAGCGAGCGGCGGGTGGACTCGCTCTCCTCGAGCTGGCGCCGGAGGTCCTCGACGCGCGCGGCCTGGGCGGCGGCGTCCTGGGCGCCCTCGGCCAGCCGTGCCTCCAGCCCGGCGGCGCGGTCGCGCTCGCCGGCGAGATCGCGCGCGAGCAGGTCGCGCTCGCCGGCCAGCTCGGCCACCTCCGCCTTCATCGCGGCGATGGCGTCGCGCACGCGGGCCAGGAACGCGTCGCGCGCGCGGAGCCGGTCGCGGAAGTACTCCAGCTTCTCCTCGGGCGTGCCCTTCGGCGGCGCGGGGTCGCGCGGCCACTCCGCGAGCACGTCGGCGGGGTCGGGGCGCGGGGTGGCGCCGGCCACCTTCACCTTGCCGAGCGGGGCGCCGCGCGGCGGCGGGGGCGGGGGAGGCGGGCGGGGCGCGGCGACGGGGCCGGGGCGGGCGCCCGCCACGGGCGCCGGGGTGGCGGCGGCGAGCGCGCCGGCGAGCCCGCGCGCCGCGACCACGCCGGACTCCACCCGCTTCAGCACGGGCGGCGGGTCGCCCTCGCCGGCCCGCGGGGCGCGCGCAGCCGGGGTGGCGGCGGGCGGCGGCGCGGGCGGCGGCGGCGGGGCGGGCGCGTCGCCGTGGAGCAGCGCGGCGGCGCGGCCGAGCAGCTCGGCCAGCTCGAACGGCTTCTTGAGGTAGTCGTCGGCGCGGGTGCGGGTGGCCCGGTGCGCGGCGATGGCGGCGTCGGTGGCCTCGCCGGTGTAGAGCAGCAGCGGCACCGAGGCGGCGGCGCGCTTCAGCCGGTTGCACACCGAGAAGCCGCTCATGTCGGGCAGCTCGGCCGCGAGCAGGATGAGGTCGGGCGCGAGCTCGCGGCAGCGCGCCAGCGCCGGCTCGCCGCTCGCCACGGCGCTCACCGAGAAGCCAGCCGGCCCGAGCGCGCGACGGATCTCTTCGGCGAGGCCGGGATCCGGCTCGACCAGCAGGACGTTCAGGGCCATGGCTGCCGCATGCTACCGCCGATCCGCGGAGCGTGAGAAATGCCCACCCGCCTCGATATCGCCCGCGCGGAGCAGGGGCGGATGTGCGCGGAGCGAGGGGTTCCGGCGCCGCGCGGCGCCGGCCGCGGCGGCGGCCGGACGCCGGCCCGCGGCGGGGCCGCACCCGCGTCCGCGGCGGCGGCTGGCGCTGGCGCGCCGCGCGGCGGAAGGGTAGGAATCGGCGCAACGGAGGCCGCCCTTGTCCACGCACTCGCTCACCCTCGACGTCCCGCGCGCGCGCGCCGAGGACCTCTCCGCCGAGCTCTGGGAGCTGGGCGCCTCCGGCGTGGAGGTGCGCGACGGCGAGGGGACGCCCATGCCCGGCCTGCCGCAGCCGGCGCCGGGCCGCGCGCTGCTCGTGGCCTGGTTCGCGGACCGCGCCTCGGCCGAGGCCGCCGCGGCGTCCGCGGGTGGCGGCGAGGTGGCGGAGGTGCCGGACGAGGACTGGGGCGAGACCTGGAAGAAGGGCCTCGGGCCGATGGTGATCGGCCGCGCGTTCGTGCGCCCGTCCTGGGTGGACGCGCCGGTGCCGCCGGGCCTCGCCGAGGTGGTGCTGGATCCGGGGATGGCGTTCGGGACCGGCACGCACCCGACCACCTCGCTGTGCCTGGCGGGCCTCTCGGAGCTGCTCGCGGCGCGCCCGGGCGCGTCGGTGCTCGACGTGGGCACCGGCTCCGGGCTGCTCGCCATCGCGGCGAGGAAGCTCGGCGCGGGCCGGGTCACCGGCAACGACAACGACCCGGTGGCGGTCGCGGTGGCGCGCGAGAACGCGGCGCGGAACGGCGTCCCGGAGGTCGCGCTCACCGAGGACGCGCTCCCGGCGATCGGCGGCGCCTTCGACGTGGTGGTCGCGAACATCCTCGCGAACACGCTGGTCGAGCTGGCGCCGGAGATCGCGGCGCGGCTCGCGCCGGGCGGCGCGGTGCTGCTCTCCGGGATCCTGGGGCCGCAGGAGGACGAGGTGCGCGCGGCCTACCTGGCGCTGGGGCTCCGCCCGCTCGCGGGCGGCGACCGGCGCGAGGGCGAGTGGAGCCTGCTCGCGCTGGAGAAGCCGCGCGCGTGAGCCTGCGCCGGGTCCACCTCCCGCCGGAGCGGATCGGCGAGGGCCGCGCCGGGCTCACCGACGAGGCGCGCCACTACCTGCGCGACGTGCTCCGGCTCGCGCCGGGCGCGGCGGTGGAGCTGTTCGATGGCCGGGGCGGCGCCTGGGAGGCCACCGTCCTCGACGGCTTCGAGGCGCTCGCGCTCGGCGCCCGCCGCGCGGCGCCGGGGGGCGGCGCGCCGGTGTGGCTGCTCGTGGCGCTCGCCAAGGGCGAGAAGATCGACCTCGTGGTGCAGAAGGCGACCGAGCTGGGCGCGGCGCGGATCGCGCCGTTCGCGGCGGAGCGCTCGGTGGTGCGGCTCGAGCCGGAGAAGGGCGAGGCGCGCGCGGCGCGCTGGCGGCGGATCGCGGAGGAGGCGGCCCGCCAGTGCGGGCGCGCCGACGTGCCGGAGGTGCGGGCGCCGGCGCCGCTCGGCGCGGCGCTCGCCGAGGTGCCGGCCGGCTTCGGCGCGTTCGTGTTCCACCCCGGCGGCGCGGCGCTGTCCGAGGCCGCGCCCTCGCCGGCGGGCGGCTACGCCGCGGTGGTCGGCCCCGAGGGCGGGCTCACCGACGCCGAGCGCGAGGCCTGCGCGCGCGCCGGCGCCCGGGACACCTCGCTCGGGCCGCGCGTGCTCCGCGCCGAGACCGCCGCCATCGTCGCGGTCGCGCTGCTGCAGGCGCGCTTCGGCGACCTCCGTTGAGGTCGCGGGCATCCCGCCCATTCCTTGACCCCCACCGGCGCCGACCGTAGCCTCGGGCCGTGCGATGCCCGAGGTGCCACGGCGAGGCCGGCCAGGGGATGGTGTTCTGTGCCGGCTGCGGCGCGCCGCTCGCGCTCGCGCCCGAGCCGCCGCCGCGGGCGCTCGACGCCTCGCTCAGCATCGACCGCCGCGGCGACGCGAGACCGCCCGGCACGCCGCCGCCGCTCCGCGGCGCGCCGCCGCCGCCCGCCTCGGCCGCCGACACGTTCGTGTTCGGCCTGCCCGCGATGCCGCCCGCGGCGCCGGTGCCCACGGCGCCGGCGCGCACGGGCCGGGCGCGCGAGGTCGATCGCTCCGGCTGGGATCTGGGGCCCCCGCTCGGCGTGCGACAGCCGGACGCACCGCCCCCGCAGGCGGCCGTGTCCGCCGCGGACACTTCGGACGACGACTTCGAGTTCGGCCCGCTCCCCGACCTGCGGGCGGAGCCGGCCCGCGCGCTGCCCCCGCCGGCGGCCGCGTTCGCGAGGGCGCTCGAGGTCGATCGCGAGGTCCTGGGCGCGCCCGCCGCGCCCGCGGCGGTGCCGGCGCTCGAGGCCGCGCCCGACGAGGCGATCGACGTCGACGTGGACGCGGTCGAGGTCCACCTGCGGCGCCCGGCCACCTGGCGGCGCGCCGCCTCGTGGGCGATCGACGTCCTGCCGTTCGCGGCGCTCGCGATCTGGGCGCTGCAGGCCATCGCCGGCGCGGTGCCGCTCGCGCCCGGCGAGCCGGGCGGCCCGGCGCACGCGCTCGACCTGGCGCTCCGCGACGGCGGCGCCATCGCGCTTCCGCTCGCGGCGGGCGCGGTCATCCTGGGCCTCGTGTACCAGACGCTGGGCCACGCGCTCGCGGGCGCCACCCTGGGCAAGCTCGCGCTCGGGCTGCGGGTGGTCGGCCCGGACGGGCGGCGCCCGACGCTGGCGCGGAGCGCGGCGCGGGCGGCGCTGTCCGCCGCGTCGGTGCTGCTGCTCGGGCTGGGGCTGCTCGCGGCGCTGTTCACGCGCAGCGGACGGTCGCTGCACGACCTCGCGGCGGGCACCTGGGTGGTCGAGGCGCCTTGACCCCCACACCGCGAACCCCCTAGAACCGTCCCGTGCGGAGGGACCTGGCGCAGCTCTTGGTCGAGGAGGGCGCGATCCCCGCCGCCGCGGCGGAGCGCGCGGCCGCGCGCCAGGCCGAGGCCGGCGGCGCGCTCGACACCGCGCTGCTCGAGCTGGGCCTCGCCGGCGAGGACGTGGTCCTGCGCGCGCTGGAGCGCGCGAGCGGCCTCCCGGCCGCGCCGGACTGGGCGTGGGACGCGTCCGACGCGCGGGCGCGGCGGGTGTTCCCCTCGCGCGTCGCCGAGCGCCACGGCCTCGCGCCGTTCGCGCTCGAGGGCCGCGAGCTCTCGCTCGTCGCCACCCACCCGGTGGACCTGGCGCTCCTCGACGAGATCAGCTTCATGCTCTCGCTGCACCTCACCCCGCACGTGGGGCCGGAGTGGCGGGTGCGCGCGCTCATCCACCGCCTGTACGGCGGCGCGCTGCCGCCGCGCCTCGCCGCGCTCGCCGCCGGCGGCGCCGCGGCCGCGGCGCCGGGCGCGGAGGCGGCCGCGCCGGAGCCGGCCGGCGCCGAGCCGCAGGCGCCGGACGAGGGCGCGCCGCCGCCTGCCGCGGCCGCCGATCCGGAGCCGCCCGCGCCGCCGCCCCCGGCGCCCGCGGCCGCCGGCTTCGACGAGCCGGGGCAGCTCGAGCCGCTCGCGGCCGCGGTGGCGCAGGTGCTCGAGTCGGCGGACTTCTCCTTCCTGGACGCCGCGCCCCCGAGCCCGGCGCCCGAGCCGTCCGAGGCCGCCGACGCCGTCGATCCCGCGCCCGCCGCTCGTCCCTCGGCGGGCCCGGGGCGCGCGAATGCTCCCGGGGCCGCTCGCGTCGAGCGCGCCGAGCCGCCGCGGGAGCCGGCCTCGCGCCCGGCGCCGCGGCGCATGGGTGAGGCGGCCGCGCCCCCGCCGCCGCCCGCCCCCGGCGCCCAGGGCCGCTGGACGCGGGCGCAGGCGCAGGCGGCGCTCGCCGCCGCGGGCGAGCGGGACGAGGTCCTGCGCGTGGTGCTGCGCTACGCGCGCGAGTTCTTCGCGTTCGCGGCGGTGTTCGCGGTCTCGCGCGACGCGGTGGCCGGGCACGACGCGCTCGGCGAGGAGGAGGGCGAGGACGCGCGCGCGCTGTGCCGCTCGGTCGCGATCTACACCAGCGATCCGGGCGTGTTCCACACCGCCATCGAGACCCACGCGCCGCACCTCGGGCCCATCTCGCCCGAGCCGGAGGGGAACCGCGCCATCCTCGACGGCCTGGGGCGCGGGACCCCGCGCACCGTGCTCGTCCACCCGGTGGTGCTGCGCCAGCGCACCGCCTGCCTGCTCTACGCCGACAACGGCCCGTCGGCGGTCTCGCCGCGCCGGCTCGCCGACCTGGTGCTGTTCCTGGCGGGCCTCGCGCCGGCGCTCGAGCGCGTCATCCAGGCGCGCAAGCGCGCCCGCAGCGGCGTCAGCGGCGCGGGCGAGGTGCCCGCCGCCGCCCCCGCCGCGCCGCCGCCGGTGGCTGCGCCCGCGCCCGGCCCGGCGCCGTCCCCGATCCGCGCCGCCACCCCGGCCGCGCAGGCCCGGCCCACCCCGGCGCCCGTCGCTGCGCCGACCGGCGAGCCGTGGCAGGCGCACGAGCCCGCCGCGGCGCTCGCCGATCTCGAGGTGGACATCGATCTCTTCGAGGAGGAGCTCGGGGCGGCGGCGCCGCCCTCCGGCGCGGTCCGCTTCGATCCGGAGGCGGAGGTCACCGCGCTGCTCGAGACCGACGCCGGCTCGCTCGACCGGATCGCGGGGCTTGCCCGCCTGGCCGCGTTCCCGGAGGCGGCGCTGCCGGTGGTGTGGGCGCGCCTGCCCGGCCCGATCGAGTCCGACGAGGACGGCGCCTCGCCCACCGCGCTCGGTCCGCTCGCCGCGGCGCTCGCGGCGCTCGGCCCGGCCGCGGTGCCGGCCATGGTGGAGGTGCTGCGCGACCGCGACCCGGTCCGGCGGCGCATCGCGGCCACGGTGCTGGGCGCGGCCGGCGATCCGTCCACGTTCCCCGCGCTGGCGGAGCGGGTGCTCGATCCGGATCCACGCGTCGCCGGGGCCGCCATCGCCGCGCTCGCGGCGCACCGCCGCCACCCCGAGATGCGCGCGGTCCCGGAGAAGCTCCGCCGCGCGCTGCTCTCCGGCGTGGCCGCGCGGACCACGTCCGCCGCGCGGGCGCTCGGCGCGATCCGCGACGCGGAGTCGGTGCCGCTGCTGGTCCAGGTGCTGGAGAGCTCGGAGCGCGAGCCGGCCGAGGCGGCCGCCGCGGCGCTCGCCGAGATCACCCTGCAGCGGCTCGGCACCGACGCCCGGCGCTGGCTCGCCTGGTGGAAGCAGAACCGCGGGCGCGGTCGCGCGGAGTGGCTGCTCTCCGGGCTCACCAGCGCCGAGCGCGAGGTGCGCGCCGCGGCCGCCGAGGAGCTGGCCCGCGCCGCCCCGCCGCCGGTGAGCTATCAGGTGGACGCGCCCGCCCCCGAGCGAGAGGCCGCCGCGCGGCTCTGGGCCGGCTGGTGGGCGCGGTCCGGCCTGGTGCTGTGAGAGCACGTGAACCCATCCCCTCCCGTCGCCGCGGCGGCCGATCCGCGTCGCATCGCTTCGTTGCTCCTCCCTCACATGCCGACGGGCATGCTCGGTCGTCGCGCCTCGCGCTGCTCGCGTCTCGACCGCCTGGCTCGGTCCGGGGATTGATTCACGCGCTCTGAGAGCACGTGAACCCATCCCCTCCCGTCGCCGCGGCGGCCGATCCGCGTCGCATCGCGTCGTTGCTCCTCCCTCACGTGCCGACGGGCATGCTCGGTCGTCGCGCCTCGCGCTGCTCGCGGCTCGACCGCCTGGCTCGGTCCGGGGATGGATTCACGCGCTCTGAGCGGCCCCGCAGCGCCCCGGACCTCGCCGCGCCCGCCCGGGTGACGCGGGCGCGCGAATCCTTGCGCCCCGTGGATCGCGGCGCCTATCCTCCGAGCCCACGGCGAGACCACCGGCCGAAGCGTCGGCGCGAGGTGCGCACATGCCCCATTCCGATCCCGATCCGCGCAGGGCCCTCCTCGACCAGCTCGACGCCGAGGCCGAGAAGGGCGGCGGGGACGAGCGGGTGGCGCGGCAGCACCGCGAGGGCAAGCTCACCGCCCGCGAGCGCATCGACGCGTTCCTCGACCCGGGCACGTTCGTGGAGATGGATCGCTTCAAGACCCACCGCTGCGCCGACTTCGGGATGGCCGAGCACAAGGTGCTGGGCGACGGCGTGGTCACCGGCTACGGCCTGGTGGAGGGCCGGCAGGTCTTCGTGTTCGCGCAGGACTTCACCGTCTTCGGCGGATCGATCTCCGGCGCCGTGGCCGAGAAGATCTGCAAGGTGATGGACCGCGCCATGGAGGTGGGCTGCCCGGTGGTCGGCCTGAACGACTCCGGCGGCGCGCGCATCCAGGAGGGCGTGGTGTCGCTGGCGGGCTACGCCGAGATCTTCCTGCGCAACACGCTCGCCTCCGGCGTCATCCCGCAGCTCTCGGTGATCATGGGGCCGTGCGCCGGCGGCGCGGTCTACAGCCCGGCCATCACCGACTTCATCTTCATGGTGAAGGACACCTCGTACATGTTCATCACCGGCCCGGACGTGATCCGGGCGGTGACGCACGCCGAGGTGACGAAGGAGGACCTGGGCGGCGCGCGCACGCACGCGGCGCGCTCCGGCGTGGCGCACTTCGCGCTCGACACCGAGGAGGCCGCGCTGCGCGCGGTGCGCGAGCTGCTGTCGTTCCTGCCGCTCAACAACGTGGACGATCCGCCGATCCAGCCCTGCGCCGACGACCCGGGCCGCCGCGACGAGCTGCTGAAGACCATCGCGCCGGAGAACCCGGGCAAGGCCTACGACATGAAGGAGGTCGTCCGCGCGGTGGCCGACGACCGGCACTTCTTCGAGGTGGCCGAGCCGTTCGCGCCCAACATCGTGATCGGCTTCGCGCGCCTGAACGGGCGGCCGGTGGGCGTGGTGGCGAACCAGCCGGCGGTGCTGGCCGGCGTGCTCGACATCGACGCCTCGGTGAAGGCGGCGCGCTTCGTGCGCTTCTGCGACGCGTTCAACGTCCCGCTGCTCACGTTCGTGGACGTGCCCGGGTTCCTGCCCGGCACCGACCAGGAGTGGAACGGGATCATCGTGCACGGCGCGAAGCTGCTCTACGCCTACGCCGAGGCCACCGTGCCCAAGATCACCGTCATCACGCGCAAGGCGTACGGCGGCGCGTACGACGTGATGGCGTCGAAGCACATCCGCGCCGACGTGAACCTGGCCTGGCCGGGCGCGGAGATCGCGGTGATGGGGCCGGAGGGGGCGGTGAACGTCATCTTCCGCAAGGAGCTGCTCGCGGCGAAGGACCCGGTCGCCGAGCGCGCGCGCCTGGTGCAGGAGTACCGCGACCGGTTCGCGAGCCCGTACAAGGCGGCCGAGCTCGGCTACGTGGACGAGGTGATCCGCCCCGAGGACACGCGGCCCCGGGTGATCCGCGCGCTGGAGATGCTGCGCACGAAGCGCCAGGAGCTCCCGGCGAAGAAGCACGGAAACATCCCGCTCTAGCCCTTCGACGCCGGCGGCGCCTGCGGCACCGCGTACGCTCAGGTGAGCGGGTCATTGGATTCCGCTCGTCCCGAGCCCGTCGGAGGACGAGCGCTCACGAGAGCGGGGCGCCCATCCCGGACCCGTCGGTGCGCGTGCCCGGCGCCGGCGGCACGGCGCCGGTGCCCGCCTCGGCGAGCGGGCCGAGCGCGGTGCGGTCCACCCGCTCGCGGCCGGTGACGGCCCGCGCGCCGCGCGAGAGCAGCCAGCGCAGGCCGCGGACCGCGTCGCGCGCCAGCCGGCCCGGCGCCGCGGCCGAGAAGAGCGCGGGCGCCTCGCTCGCGGCGCCGCCCAGGGCGCGGATGCCGGCGCCGTGGCCGTACACGAGCTCGCCGCCGAGATACGCCGTGTACGTCGCGGCCGCCGACGCCGCCAGCCCGGAGAGCGCGGTGGTGAGGCAGGCCCGGTTCCGGCTGCGCCAGGCCGCCACGCCGAACGCGGCCACCACCAGGCCCAGGTTGCCGATGCCGTGCAGGAACATCGCGTCGCGGGCGTGCTCGCCGCGCACCTCGATCTCCTGCGACGCGGCCATGCCGGCGAGCCCGGCGGCGAGGCCGCCCGCCGCAGCGGACCACCACAGCGTGCGCCCCACCGCGTCGAGGGCGCGGTCGCGCGGCCGGGCGGTCGCCACGAGGTCCGCGATGGCGGCGGCCGGCAGGAGCGCCAGCGGCGCGTGGACGATCGCGGGGTGCAGCTCGTGCGTGCGCATCGGCATCGGGAACCCTCCCGACGGCACGGTGCGGCGGGGGCGGCGCGCGGGCAATCGACGCGCGCCCTCCCCCTCGGCCTCGCCGCGGCCTGCGCGGCGCGCGCCCGCCCGGCGCGACGCCGCCGCCCGAGACGGCGCGGGCCCGGCCCCTCTGCCGAGGAGACCGGGCCCGTTCGCCGCGAGGGTGCGTCCGACTACACCTTGCGGACGTTCGCGGCCTGGAGGCCCTTCGGCCCCTTGACCACGTCGAACTCCACCTTCTGCCCCTCGGCGAGGCTCTTGAAGCCGTCGCCCGAGATCGCGCTGTAGTGGCAGAAGACGTCCTCACCACCGTCGTCCTGCGTGATGAAGCCGAAGCCCTTCGCGTCGTTGAACCACTTCACGGTACCGGTCGCCATGCACTTCTCTTTTCTTCGATTCGACCCGCCGGGGATGACGTTCGATCCAACCGAGCAGACGGTGGACGAAATTTTCTGTATCCGAAATTGATTCGCCCGTCGAGATGTCGTCCCGACCGGGGGTTCCTGACAGTGAACGTCGACCGATCGTTCAGGCGGCCGCGCCCACCGCGGCTGGCCGGGCCTGCGACCCTGCGTCGGAAGGTCGCGCCTCATCGGCGAGCCGCTGCTCGAGATCGGTGAGGATCTCCGCAGCGCGGGGCAGGTCCGACGCGTCGCGTTCCCCGATCCGGGTGATGCTCTGCCCCGTGTAGAAGAGCCCGGCCTCGGTGTCGCCGTGCACCGCCGCCTCGAGCAGCGCGTCGGTGATGCAGAAGCTCTCCTTGAAGCCGGACGCGCGGGCCTTGCAGAGCCCCTCGCCCAGGCACTGGATGCAGGAGCCCCGCCGCCCGCGGTAGCCGTCCTTGCCGAACCACCAGAGCTTGGAGCGCGGCGGCACCGCCTCGCCGCGGGCGAGCCGCTCCGTGAACGCGTTGCGCACCGCGCG encodes:
- a CDS encoding OPT family oligopeptide transporter, which translates into the protein MAEPSTVVKPEVEQKEFRPYIGADRTLPEFTPKAVLLGALFGILFGAATVYLALKAGLTVSASIPVAVIAISLGRKVFKTSILENNIIQTTGSAGESIAAGVVFTLPGFLFLSAGPGGSSVGAGYFSYVTLFTLSLVGGILGVLMMIPLRRSLIVKEHGQLVYPEGTACASVLIAGDKGGDFAKTAFQGVGFALGYALLQKVFHVIAETPAWVTKQTNKWLPNATVNGEITPEYLGVGYIIGPRIAGVLVAGGVLAWLGLIPLLSVLVPGEVIARQLVKVGASPEGFGFDAAAGTFANLPRAVYLAYIRQIGAGAVAAAGFITLLKTFPTIVSSLRDSIRSLGDKAGAASVSRTERDLSFVTVIVGSIALVVLLVALPQVPGDTVLNKLLTAVLIIAFGFIFVTVSSRIVGIIGSSSNPISGMTIATLMATAMVFVSVGWTGAAYEPMALVVGGMVCIAAANGGATSQDLKTGYLVGATPRAQQLALFVGAIASATVIGVTVKVLDTPTARMISEGITEHAIGSSYFPAPQATLMATLIKGLLSLNLDWHFVLVGAFIAITMELCGVKSLSFAVGLYLPLSTTLPIFVGGALKGVADFVSRRKGGAGEEGELGSGSLFATGLVAGGALFGVIVAFLQVFAEGTMKTLDLQESIVHAIGSTGYAVLGVVFFAALAAVLYRAARKPQPGLEA
- a CDS encoding response regulator — protein: MALNVLLVEPDPGLAEEIRRALGPAGFSVSAVASGEPALARCRELAPDLILLAAELPDMSGFSVCNRLKRAAASVPLLLYTGEATDAAIAAHRATRTRADDYLKKPFELAELLGRAAALLHGDAPAPPPPPAPPPAATPAARAPRAGEGDPPPVLKRVESGVVAARGLAGALAAATPAPVAGARPGPVAAPRPPPPPPPPRGAPLGKVKVAGATPRPDPADVLAEWPRDPAPPKGTPEEKLEYFRDRLRARDAFLARVRDAIAAMKAEVAELAGERDLLARDLAGERDRAAGLEARLAEGAQDAAAQAARVEDLRRQLEESESTRRSLSEVLNETMQQQESAEQEASARIAGAEEARARLEAELAEAVEAHARAMAAVEADRADERAALEAARAQAEADAARGLEQVEAERVRERDEAAERLGMAEARATAAAAERDALEAELAALRGELGERDRALAEGEARAGEARRAAEAEAQALRAAADEAEGRAQAAAGEHAEARERIAALEAELAEAAGTREALEEALRQAQAEARAYDQKAVAAEHAFQAKAAELAAAAQRIADLGAALDEGRASVEGTRGELARVEAGRAEAERKGAQAAAERDQLAREVEAARREGEAERERARRLDAEVKRLAQLEPVAEEAARLRKEVGSLREMVQQRTQAAEAASRSAQAAAAERARAEERAAVEAGKLQGSAARLESELGAVRRKLAELDAERGARAAELEKVRAELQTAQAEADRRRQGAAAEAGEAERRHASEAARLKAAMVELEKHLEARARAELVMKKRIQELEKAAAAPRPPPVPAADPAEVAKLKAAVARLDEELGDLRGENDFLNGEVARYQQKNRDLQAQLDSLREV
- the prmA gene encoding 50S ribosomal protein L11 methyltransferase, whose amino-acid sequence is MSTHSLTLDVPRARAEDLSAELWELGASGVEVRDGEGTPMPGLPQPAPGRALLVAWFADRASAEAAAASAGGGEVAEVPDEDWGETWKKGLGPMVIGRAFVRPSWVDAPVPPGLAEVVLDPGMAFGTGTHPTTSLCLAGLSELLAARPGASVLDVGTGSGLLAIAARKLGAGRVTGNDNDPVAVAVARENAARNGVPEVALTEDALPAIGGAFDVVVANILANTLVELAPEIAARLAPGGAVLLSGILGPQEDEVRAAYLALGLRPLAGGDRREGEWSLLALEKPRA
- a CDS encoding 16S rRNA (uracil(1498)-N(3))-methyltransferase; the protein is MSLRRVHLPPERIGEGRAGLTDEARHYLRDVLRLAPGAAVELFDGRGGAWEATVLDGFEALALGARRAAPGGGAPVWLLVALAKGEKIDLVVQKATELGAARIAPFAAERSVVRLEPEKGEARAARWRRIAEEAARQCGRADVPEVRAPAPLGAALAEVPAGFGAFVFHPGGAALSEAAPSPAGGYAAVVGPEGGLTDAEREACARAGARDTSLGPRVLRAETAAIVAVALLQARFGDLR